From Amaranthus tricolor cultivar Red isolate AtriRed21 chromosome 4, ASM2621246v1, whole genome shotgun sequence:
AAGCTGAACAAGAACCAAAGTGCGCAGTGAAGACTGACTTCAGAGTACAGACCACTACTTGCATCCCATATCAGCCCTGGTCCCTGCATTCCTGCGTACCATTGTATTATTCAAAGCCACCCTTATTTCTGCTTCCTCTTTACAATTCATTTCCCATCCAATCTTCTCTAATTAAAGCTTGTTTGAATTCTTCTGCTCTAGACCGAAGGCTGGAGATAGGATGATGTGTGATCTCAGAACGCTGGCCGAAAAGCCGAAAAGCCACCATACAGTTATTGAGAATAGGATTGGTCATTCAACTTCGACTCTAAACTCTTTTCCCCTCTAACATATCTATATTGCACCTCCCATTACAATATTTGCTTTTTAACACTTGACCCAAGCACATTCAGTTCTACTAACCTTAATTTCGTAAGAAAGACCATTTTCTTTAGGTTTCCGAATTATTACCTAAATAGTAGGTGTATTTTCCTCATCTCATCATTTTCACCCCACAGGATGGTCCTCATTTCCTTATCTATTTCATCACCAATTGCACGTGGGAATTTTGTTGATTGGTTGGTATTGTTCTTTTTGCAAGGGAAGGCACTTAGTTTTCCATCCTACTTCCTTACAATCAACCATTGCACGCTAGTGTTGAAGGTAGTCTTAGTACCTAACCATCAATTGTAGGCATGCCTAGATGATATCAAAGCCTGTTGTGAGGGATATCTAGAGCAGTACTCATCTTTTCTTGGACATACTTCGACAAATAAACTCCAGATTTAGCATAAATCACCTTCTCTCCGTACGCTAAGCAAAATATATCGTGGACTTCCTTAATAACTTGGCTTATTCAAAAGAAGCTTGCGTCTTTGTGCAAGCATAATCAAATttcatacaaaaaataaattttggagAAGAGACTCTTGTTGACTTAAATGCTTTCCTCTTATCTCTATTTTCAATAGTTTCCACCTTTTCTTTCATGACATCATGAAAATTCATTTTTGTTCTAGAACATTGGTATATTctcgatagtgccaaaaatttATTGATCTCTGGTTTCAGATTATAATAGATAGTAAAATATATATGTGTAGTTCTTATCTAtgtaaagttagtaagatgtttaCTATTAAGGGTTAATCGGAACAACCTCTTTATTATACAAGGACAAGGTTGCACAAATCAACTATATGTTTTTGCATCATTGGAAAAAAGCctaatatttgatttattttagaagaATTCTATTTATCCTATTGGCCCTTGTATATTGGATTGCTTCTTACTTGTTTTATTCACACAGGGGTACATATTTTCAGGTTGGTACATCACTAAAACTGGGGATGCCAGTATCTAAAGCTTTGACTAAGGCACTTGAAACCTGGGCATCATGGGTTGAATCAAAGATAAACCATAATAAGACCCATGTCTTCTTTCGTACATTTGAAGCTTCACATTGGAGGTGAGTATCACTTTAAGCTTTATTTCAGGTTTTGTTTTAGCGAGTTTGCTCTTTACCCTTcgtttttctttgatcattataGAGCATTTATGTACCGCGGATGCCATTCCTTATTTTTTGTACTACCTCCGTTTCAGTAACTTTGCCCCGTTTGATTCTCTAACACTATTTGCATCtcactcttaatttgttttttattcttaatctataagttaaaacatggtcaagtgggatcttgtttgattcgtctcaacgcAAGCATTATTaacatcaactttttataatttttagttatccaccattagaaatattaagatttcaatatatattttggCAAACGTGCGCAAATGAAATGGAACAAAGTCattgaaatggaggaagtaacACTTAGTAGAGATAAAGGTAGGCTAAAGATGGCCTCTTATGAGTTAAGGAAAATATGGAGTATTGGGATTTGTAGGAGCATATGACAATATATAAGAATGAATGGAGGAGGTGATATGTGGACGATCattggaaataattttcttagttgtaaattaaaaacaagacCAAATAAAGTATGATTTTTGTTACCGAAATCTCTCACGTTGACtagttttggttcatgtaggcAACACTTTGGCATCGTTGTGTATTCTTTCAATGAAATTAGAATTTTCATCGTTTGAAAATGGAATTAATCATCAAGATTGATTTCATAGATCTTGATAATAACACTTCTGTACTTAATTGTTCTTTTGAAGTTTATAATTCGAGCTCTATCTCTTACGTCCCGATAGTAAAAAATCGATCAGTCTTAAGTATTAATGTTTTTGATCATTACAGCGGTCGTAATCGAAATAAATGCAAATTGAGTCGAAGACCGATGTTGACAACTCAGGGCAAAGACAGAAGCCCTGTTTCTGACGTGATATTGCGGGTTATCAAGAGTATGTCTGCACCAGTTACCGCTCTCCATGTTACTCCGATGGGAGCATATCGTAGCGACGCACATGTGGGCACATACGGTGACAATCCTTCAGTGCCCGATTGTAGTCATTGGTGTCTGCCTGGGTTGCCCGATATGTGGAATGAAATTCTATTCACATACCTTCTGCACAAAGATGAAATTTCCCGTCAACAAATTTCAAAGTGAATACCGGTAAGTACTAAGTTGCGACTTTTTTTCTCGTATTTCTTGTTTTGTGAGTAATTAATGTAGAATGCAATTTATAAAATACAATAATCTGAATTCTGATTTTCTCGATATTGTGTTTGATCGTAAAAAGTGAAGCAACACGCATTGAATTTTCGGACAAACATCATTGGAAGTTGTTTCGATCTCAGATGAATAGTTGATGAAAATGCATGAGCGAGGATGTTTATACACGGATCATAGAAAAAGTTCGAACATATAGCATGTCAAAAAACTGTTCAGTCTTCAGTATTCGGTGATTTATTTCGTCATCAGGATGTTTAACTGTAATTCAATGTTAACTTGAGACGTGTATGGCGTGCTAGAAGCCTAGAAGCTCCGGAATGATGTTACAAGTATCCTCAGCTGGATCCGTTGTATGtacttatgtatgtatgtatgtaaattCCTGGTGATAATCTTTAAAGTGTAGTTGAATACTTGCTCTTTCAATATACTTGAATTCTTGCTGATACTTTCATCTTGTAAGAAGTTCTTTTTGATAGAGCCAAATTTGTTACTGCATAAATTTTGATGAACTTTTTAGCTCTACATCAATATTGTTGAGTTATTTAAAGTACTCTTTTTTTgtcaatatatattatttcataatattttccgAAAAATTGTTTCTGGCATagtataataagaaaaattagtttGAAAATATTAATAGAAATACCCCCTctgaaccaatttagttgtcccatttttttatttggcaaagtctttttagttgtcccatttttatttttgtctatcttttttttacctaaatatccttagttcacacacgtaattatgaatataccctcatataccttacttacccaactaacttcactatttaccctccactacttacccttcattatttaccttttttaatggaccccacaccatccttaataactgtgcccaagcaaatgggacatctaaattggttcggagggagtattatatagcTATGTTGAAGGTATAACCGTATAAgaatagaataataatataattatgatCCATTTAAGCAGACACAAAATCAACTCTATATCATTTTGACCAATCGATTTGACCGTTGTAGCAATTGAGTATTGCAatgttgtttatttattaatagtgtcttttcatttatgtttttatttttgttgtttggtGAGGAGAAAATAAATATGGAGAAAGACTATGAGAGTAGTGTTTTAAAATGCAATCTTCATAGGTGTCTTAGCAGGAATGTTAAGTTATTTGAAACTTCTAAGCATGCATATGAACATAGAGCTTTATATACCCCAATTCATCCTAGCCCTTTTCCACACAACTTGTCTCAATCTAATCTGATTAAATATCCAAACAATTCCTaagaaaaataatctaaaaatggCATCTACTTCTCCAACTGATGTGAATTTTCCCTACCCTCGCCCGCACCCTCATCCCACCCGGAATCCTCACTCCATCATCATAGTTGTCGTTATCTCCTTCGGATGTTTTTTCTTTCTCGCGGCTATTATGTTAGGCATTTGGTGGTTGATCAAGAAGCGCAAGGAAAGGAAGCTCATTTGCGAGAGGAAAGACATTGATGTAGACGAACACTTGAAAGTACAAGAAATGATCATACCCGGCCCTTGTGGTCCAAAGAAGGTGTTGCTATCGGTGGAAGATGATGTGCGTGTGCATGAGGACATCCATAAGTCCGAGATTGATATAGTTGGAAAAGCCGGTTATGGAGAGTCCAAAAAGGGTGTTGCTAAAGGACTTGAAAAGGCGGTCGAAAGTAGTGGTAGTAGCAAAGCTAGTGGTTCTAGCCAACATCTAACTCATTCTGAGCATCAAGTTTGATATGTTCAGAGTAACTGTATGATTTGTTCCTTTCATTTCATTGAATTTTCTACATTTACTATAAAAGCTCGCACATTAAAGacgaaaatataacaaatttattGGGACTAAAAAGTATTACTaagatattattatgtttacctAATGTTACACATATCTTGTTACCTTGAGGGGA
This genomic window contains:
- the LOC130810498 gene encoding protein TRACHEARY ELEMENT DIFFERENTIATION-RELATED 6-like, with protein sequence MASTSPTDVNFPYPRPHPHPTRNPHSIIIVVVISFGCFFFLAAIMLGIWWLIKKRKERKLICERKDIDVDEHLKVQEMIIPGPCGPKKVLLSVEDDVRVHEDIHKSEIDIVGKAGYGESKKGVAKGLEKAVESSGSSKASGSSQHLTHSEHQV